The following proteins come from a genomic window of Hymenobacter canadensis:
- a CDS encoding CDGSH iron-sulfur domain-containing protein codes for MATTKLTVLSNGSLRVEGTDFELVDAQGQPYGLAGRERISICRCGLSANKPFCDGSHKGHFEHDAKAFDLPAPKV; via the coding sequence ATGGCAACCACCAAACTCACCGTCCTCAGCAATGGCTCCCTCCGCGTGGAGGGCACCGATTTCGAACTCGTAGACGCCCAGGGCCAGCCATACGGCCTGGCCGGCCGGGAGCGGATCAGCATCTGCCGCTGCGGCCTCTCCGCCAACAAGCCCTTCTGCGACGGTTCGCACAAAGGCCACTTCGAGCACGACGCCAAGGCCTTCGACCTGCCCGCGCCGAAAGTATAG
- a CDS encoding GNAT family N-acetyltransferase gives MSRVEPTSATIRAATTADIPTIVELAEATWEPTYRFIISKEQIDYMYRVIYTPASLQRQMTEQGHQFLLLLDAEQQPGGFASYSAKELPGAYHLNKIYILPSNQGQGFGQLLLGAVETAVRAAGGHILELNVNRHNPALAFYEHAGFVRHREEDTAIGPYWMNDYVMRKELL, from the coding sequence ATGTCACGCGTTGAACCTACTTCTGCTACCATCCGGGCGGCCACTACGGCCGACATTCCTACCATCGTTGAGCTGGCTGAAGCCACCTGGGAACCCACCTACCGCTTCATCATCTCGAAAGAGCAGATCGACTACATGTACCGCGTGATTTACACGCCGGCCTCGCTGCAGCGCCAGATGACCGAGCAGGGCCACCAGTTTCTGCTGCTGCTGGATGCCGAGCAGCAGCCGGGCGGCTTCGCCTCCTATTCGGCCAAGGAGCTACCCGGCGCCTATCACCTCAACAAGATCTATATCCTGCCCTCAAACCAAGGCCAGGGCTTTGGGCAACTGCTGCTGGGCGCCGTGGAAACGGCGGTGCGGGCGGCAGGCGGCCACATTCTGGAGCTCAACGTAAACCGCCACAACCCCGCGCTGGCGTTCTACGAGCACGCCGGCTTTGTGCGGCACCGCGAGGAAGACACTGCCATCGGCCCCTACTGGATGAACGACTACGTAATGCGCAAGGAGCTGCTGTAG
- a CDS encoding deoxynucleoside kinase, with product MHIAIVGNIGAGKTTLANKLAHHFNWEVFLEDVDHNPYLKDFYDDMPRWAFHLQVYFLNSRFRQTQQIKKLQAASKGVIQDRTIYEDAHIFAANLHQSSLMTERDYRNYLGLFESMVSMVDPPDLLLYLRADLPKLVQQIERRNRDYENNIKIDYLKHLNEHYEEWISSYKHGKLLIIDVNNLDYVNNPEDLSVIIESINSTLFGLF from the coding sequence ATGCACATTGCCATCGTCGGCAACATTGGGGCCGGCAAAACCACGCTGGCCAACAAGCTGGCCCACCATTTCAACTGGGAAGTATTCCTGGAGGACGTCGACCACAATCCGTACCTGAAGGATTTTTACGATGATATGCCGCGCTGGGCATTTCATCTGCAGGTGTACTTCCTCAACAGCCGCTTCCGCCAGACCCAGCAGATCAAGAAGCTGCAGGCAGCCAGCAAGGGCGTCATCCAGGACCGCACCATCTACGAGGATGCCCACATCTTCGCGGCCAACCTGCACCAGTCCAGCCTGATGACGGAGCGCGACTACCGCAACTACCTGGGGCTGTTCGAGTCGATGGTGAGCATGGTGGACCCTCCGGACCTGCTGCTCTACCTGCGCGCCGACCTGCCCAAGCTGGTGCAGCAGATCGAGCGCCGCAACCGCGACTACGAAAACAACATCAAGATCGACTACCTCAAGCACCTCAACGAGCACTACGAGGAGTGGATCAGCAGCTACAAGCACGGCAAGCTGCTCATCATCGACGTCAACAATCTCGACTACGTCAACAACCCCGAAGACCTGAGCGTCATCATCGAAAGCATCAACAGCACCCTGTTTGGGCTGTTTTAG
- a CDS encoding DUF2461 domain-containing protein gives MDRALVLAFLRELATHNHKAWMDEHRADYQQARTEFMALLRTLLDGLQQFEPETRGLTPAEVMYRLHKNDRSQRDPETYKRHMSAGLKPGGRHSPWAGYYVVLEPGGESYVGAGRWEPEPQQLARLRQEIHYNGPAFHALLQDPEFKRHFPAGLDPSDALKTAPKGYDRLDPDIEWLRLKRFFVWRAIPDAEVISPDFPARVLESWRAAQPFVRFLNEAMKS, from the coding sequence ATGGACCGAGCACTGGTGCTAGCGTTTCTGCGCGAGCTGGCCACCCACAACCACAAAGCCTGGATGGACGAGCACCGGGCCGACTACCAGCAGGCCCGCACCGAATTCATGGCCCTGCTCCGCACGCTGCTCGACGGCCTGCAGCAGTTCGAGCCCGAAACCCGCGGCCTCACGCCGGCCGAGGTGATGTACCGCCTGCACAAAAACGACCGTTCGCAGCGCGACCCCGAAACCTACAAGCGCCACATGAGCGCCGGCCTCAAGCCCGGCGGCCGCCACAGCCCCTGGGCCGGCTACTACGTGGTGCTGGAGCCGGGCGGCGAGTCGTACGTGGGGGCCGGGCGCTGGGAGCCCGAGCCGCAGCAGCTGGCCCGCCTCCGCCAGGAAATTCACTACAACGGCCCGGCGTTTCATGCTTTGCTCCAAGACCCCGAATTCAAGCGCCACTTCCCGGCCGGCCTCGACCCCAGCGACGCCCTCAAAACCGCCCCCAAAGGCTACGACCGGCTCGACCCCGATATTGAGTGGCTGCGCCTCAAGCGCTTCTTTGTGTGGCGCGCCATCCCCGATGCGGAGGTAATAAGCCCCGATTTTCCGGCCCGCGTACTGGAATCCTGGCGTGCCGCCCAGCCGTTCGTACGCTTCCTCAATGAAGCCATGAAGAGTTAG
- a CDS encoding DUF547 domain-containing protein, protein MTRTLAGRVVVLLLFFAGSFPLAGVAQTLSSAQLHAPWDELLHQYVTPEGLVNYQGLLEQEDRLLDYLLAQRKVSPEAAGWSAADQEAYWINIYNAATVYLVLQYYPLSNVNDIRLKGKVHSLWEAPSVEVGGQQYSLNQIEREKLTARFHDPRLHFALVQGAVSGPQLLPEAYDGGQLPQQLERQTRHFLNDPSRNTLAGPQLQLSGLFSFYATEFGSGPQLLEFINRYAHMPVAATAPVDFLPFSWALNDRQPLSTTQALRK, encoded by the coding sequence ATGACGCGTACGCTTGCCGGCCGGGTTGTCGTTCTGCTTCTGTTTTTTGCGGGTAGCTTTCCCCTGGCTGGCGTGGCCCAAACGCTTTCCAGCGCCCAGCTGCACGCCCCCTGGGACGAGCTGCTGCACCAGTACGTAACGCCCGAGGGGCTGGTGAACTACCAGGGCCTGCTGGAGCAGGAAGACCGGCTGCTCGACTACCTGCTGGCCCAGCGCAAAGTGTCGCCCGAAGCGGCTGGCTGGTCAGCTGCCGACCAGGAGGCCTACTGGATCAATATCTACAATGCCGCCACGGTGTACCTGGTGCTGCAGTATTACCCGCTCAGCAACGTCAACGATATTCGGCTGAAAGGCAAGGTGCATTCGTTGTGGGAAGCGCCCAGCGTGGAGGTAGGCGGCCAGCAGTACTCGCTCAATCAGATTGAGCGCGAAAAACTGACGGCGCGCTTCCACGACCCGCGCCTGCACTTTGCGCTGGTGCAGGGCGCGGTTTCGGGGCCGCAGTTGCTGCCCGAGGCCTACGACGGCGGACAGCTGCCGCAGCAGCTGGAGCGGCAAACCCGCCACTTCCTCAATGACCCCAGCCGCAATACCCTCGCGGGGCCCCAACTCCAGCTGTCCGGCCTGTTCAGTTTCTACGCTACCGAGTTCGGGAGCGGACCGCAGCTGCTGGAGTTCATCAACCGCTACGCCCACATGCCCGTGGCGGCCACCGCCCCGGTTGATTTCCTGCCCTTTAGCTGGGCCCTCAACGACCGACAGCCGCTGTCGACGACGCAGGCCTTGCGCAAATAG
- a CDS encoding MOSC domain-containing protein, producing MAAPLLLQDLYIYPVKSLGGIRVTQAEVTPRGLRHDRRWLLVDAQNQFMTQRQTPDMALLRVAPAYNGFLLTHAQRPDLLPLYVPFEATPERTLFVTIWDDMVFAWRGTRAADEWVSEALGRPCKLVYMSDMVRRDVEPEHNPEGQLVSFADGYPFLLIGQSALDELNGRLAEPVPMDRFRPNLVFSGGAPFEEDTWAEFQVGDVPFRAVRACGRCVLTTIDQQSAEKNAAGEPLRTLATYRTQGSKVMFGQNVTGRGRGLLRVGYALQVSSLK from the coding sequence ATGGCCGCACCGCTCCTCCTGCAAGACCTTTATATCTACCCCGTCAAGTCGCTGGGCGGCATTCGGGTCACCCAGGCCGAAGTGACGCCCCGCGGCCTGCGCCACGACCGGCGCTGGCTGCTGGTTGATGCCCAGAACCAGTTCATGACCCAGCGCCAGACGCCCGATATGGCCCTGCTGCGGGTGGCGCCGGCCTACAACGGCTTCTTGCTCACGCACGCCCAACGGCCCGATTTACTGCCGCTGTACGTGCCCTTCGAGGCCACGCCCGAGCGCACGCTGTTCGTGACCATCTGGGACGATATGGTGTTTGCCTGGCGCGGCACCCGCGCCGCCGACGAATGGGTGAGCGAGGCGCTGGGCCGCCCCTGCAAGCTGGTGTACATGTCGGATATGGTGCGCCGCGACGTGGAGCCCGAACATAACCCCGAAGGTCAGCTGGTGAGCTTCGCCGACGGCTACCCCTTTCTGCTCATCGGCCAGAGCGCCCTCGACGAGCTCAACGGCCGCCTCGCCGAGCCCGTGCCCATGGACCGGTTCCGGCCCAACCTCGTGTTCAGCGGCGGTGCCCCGTTCGAGGAAGATACCTGGGCCGAATTCCAGGTCGGCGACGTACCATTTCGGGCCGTGCGCGCCTGCGGCCGGTGCGTGCTCACCACCATCGACCAGCAGTCGGCCGAGAAAAATGCCGCAGGTGAGCCGCTGCGCACGCTGGCCACCTACCGCACCCAAGGCAGCAAGGTGATGTTCGGGCAAAATGTAACCGGCCGCGGCCGCGGCCTGCTCCGTGTGGGTTATGCGCTGCAGGTATCAAGCCTGAAATAA
- a CDS encoding YitT family protein: MDKLRNKTTPDTPLGKPKRPLKRRPRRTAAAARRWFRHHLFSAMYLALGVLSAAFGLKAFLLPNDFIDGGVTGISLLVRQLTGLPLSLLIIVINAPFIIMAYFQMDRTLAFKSLCAILALAAVLLVVSFPTLTQDKLLISVFGGFFLGAGIGLAMRGGGVLDGTEILAVFLSKKTSLTVGDIILLFNIGIFAVAAYVLSIETALYSILAYLSAAKTIDFLIDGIEEYTGVTIISGRSDAIRRMITEKLGRGATVYMGKRGYGTHGDQPNPVEIVFTVVTRLELSRLKGEIDQIDRQAFIVMHSVKDTKGGMIKKRPLH, encoded by the coding sequence TTGGATAAACTGCGCAATAAGACCACCCCCGACACCCCGCTGGGCAAACCGAAACGCCCCCTGAAACGCCGGCCGCGCCGCACGGCCGCCGCCGCCCGCCGCTGGTTCCGGCACCACCTGTTCAGCGCCATGTATCTGGCGCTGGGGGTGCTGTCGGCCGCATTCGGCCTTAAGGCCTTTCTGCTGCCCAACGACTTCATCGACGGCGGCGTGACGGGCATTTCGCTGCTGGTGCGCCAGCTCACTGGCCTGCCTTTGTCGTTGCTGATTATCGTCATCAACGCGCCGTTCATCATTATGGCCTACTTCCAGATGGACCGCACATTGGCCTTCAAGTCGCTGTGCGCCATCCTGGCCCTGGCCGCAGTGCTGCTGGTAGTATCGTTTCCCACCCTGACGCAGGATAAGCTGCTGATTTCCGTGTTTGGAGGCTTCTTCCTCGGGGCGGGCATCGGGCTGGCTATGCGCGGCGGCGGCGTGCTCGACGGCACCGAAATCCTGGCCGTGTTCCTGAGCAAGAAAACCAGCCTCACCGTCGGCGACATTATCCTGCTTTTCAACATTGGCATCTTCGCCGTGGCGGCCTATGTGCTATCCATCGAAACGGCGTTGTATTCCATTCTGGCCTATCTTTCGGCCGCCAAAACCATTGACTTCCTGATTGACGGCATCGAGGAATACACCGGCGTCACCATCATTTCGGGCCGCTCCGATGCCATCCGGCGCATGATTACCGAGAAACTGGGCCGCGGCGCCACCGTGTACATGGGCAAGCGCGGCTACGGCACCCACGGCGACCAGCCTAACCCCGTCGAAATCGTGTTTACCGTCGTCACCCGCTTGGAACTCTCGCGCCTCAAGGGCGAAATCGACCAGATTGACCGGCAGGCCTTCATTGTCATGCACAGCGTGAAAGACACCAAGGGCGGCATGATCAAGAAGCGGCCTTTGCACTAG
- a CDS encoding DUF805 domain-containing protein: MKQYNFLQGRLGRSDYMLRLLLALVPLLPASFLPAPQVWYQVLLAGLVLAVSTALAALFSVRRLHDLYLSGWYALALLVPVVNVPACVLLAVLPGTAGLNPWGLPTGARLQPEPVPAE, translated from the coding sequence ATGAAACAGTACAACTTTCTGCAGGGCCGCCTGGGCCGCTCCGACTATATGCTGCGGCTGCTGCTGGCCCTGGTGCCGTTGTTGCCGGCCAGCTTCCTGCCGGCGCCGCAGGTCTGGTATCAGGTGCTGCTGGCCGGGCTGGTGCTGGCCGTCAGCACGGCCCTGGCGGCGCTGTTTTCGGTGCGCCGCCTCCACGATCTGTATCTGAGCGGCTGGTACGCGCTGGCCCTGCTGGTGCCCGTCGTGAACGTGCCGGCCTGCGTGCTGCTGGCGGTGCTGCCTGGCACGGCCGGCCTCAACCCGTGGGGGCTGCCCACCGGGGCGCGGCTGCAGCCTGAGCCGGTGCCGGCAGAATAG
- a CDS encoding S8 family peptidase — protein sequence MTFSVPSRLRLLGLALLLPLLGTAQNAVSTAPQPAVPPQQWYLLDPAADGVMGVSVRKTYDELLKNRPSAPVVVAIIDAGIDTAHADLRRLLWTNPREIAGNGLDDDQNGYVDDVHGWNFLGGADGRNVDVETYEDTRLVARLRPLYEGKARTAVPAAKRAEYDLYQKVKKTQADKIAENKERVTSLDQAYTVNKKGADNLREALGLARLDTASLRAATPTDPNLYRAALSLYANLRAAGYADLESVLADMKEGLDDSRSQLEFGLNPAFNPRATIIGDDPTNTQDRRYGNRDNHGPDPMHGTHVAGIIGADRTNLLGILGIADNVRLMAVRAVPNGDERDKDIANAIRYAVDNGASIINMSFGKYYSPQREAVDAAMRYAATKGVLLVHSAGNENDDIDVNVEFPSPVYLDGKAVPNMITVGASARTNDQNLVADFSNYGRKNVDVFAPGNQIYSTLPGQQYGNKSGTSMASPVVSGIAAVLKSYFPTLTATDLKRIILQSAVVYHTKVLKPGTRKTVDFAELSSTGGLVNLYRAVQLADAETAK from the coding sequence ATGACGTTTTCCGTTCCTTCCCGCCTGCGCCTGCTGGGCTTGGCCCTGCTGCTGCCCCTGCTGGGCACGGCCCAGAATGCCGTTTCTACCGCCCCACAGCCTGCCGTGCCGCCGCAACAGTGGTACCTGCTCGACCCGGCCGCCGACGGCGTGATGGGCGTGAGCGTGCGCAAAACCTACGACGAGCTGCTCAAAAACCGGCCCTCGGCCCCGGTGGTGGTGGCCATCATTGATGCCGGCATCGACACGGCCCACGCCGACCTGCGGCGCCTGCTCTGGACCAATCCGCGCGAAATTGCCGGCAACGGCCTCGACGACGACCAGAACGGCTACGTCGACGACGTGCACGGCTGGAACTTCCTGGGCGGCGCCGACGGCCGCAACGTGGACGTGGAAACCTATGAGGATACCCGCCTCGTGGCCCGGCTCCGGCCGCTCTACGAGGGCAAAGCCCGTACCGCCGTGCCTGCCGCCAAGCGCGCCGAGTATGATCTGTATCAGAAAGTAAAGAAAACCCAGGCCGACAAGATTGCCGAGAACAAGGAGCGGGTCACTTCGCTCGACCAAGCCTATACGGTCAATAAAAAGGGCGCCGACAACCTCCGTGAGGCCCTCGGCCTGGCCCGCCTCGATACGGCTAGCCTGCGTGCCGCCACCCCCACCGACCCCAACCTCTACCGCGCCGCCCTCAGCCTCTACGCCAACCTGCGCGCTGCCGGCTACGCCGATCTGGAGTCGGTGCTGGCGGATATGAAGGAGGGCCTCGACGACAGCCGCAGCCAGCTGGAGTTCGGCCTCAACCCGGCCTTCAACCCGCGCGCCACCATCATCGGCGACGACCCCACCAACACCCAGGACCGCCGCTACGGCAACCGCGACAACCACGGCCCCGACCCCATGCACGGCACCCACGTGGCCGGCATCATCGGCGCCGACCGCACCAACCTGCTCGGCATCCTCGGCATTGCCGACAACGTGCGCCTGATGGCCGTGCGGGCAGTGCCCAACGGCGACGAGCGGGACAAGGACATTGCCAACGCCATCCGCTACGCCGTGGATAACGGGGCCAGCATCATCAACATGAGCTTCGGCAAGTACTACTCGCCGCAGCGTGAGGCCGTGGATGCGGCCATGCGCTACGCCGCCACCAAAGGCGTGCTGCTGGTGCATTCGGCCGGCAACGAAAACGACGACATCGACGTGAACGTGGAGTTTCCGTCGCCGGTGTACCTGGATGGGAAGGCCGTGCCGAACATGATTACGGTGGGTGCCAGCGCCCGCACCAACGACCAGAACCTGGTAGCGGACTTCTCCAACTACGGCCGTAAAAACGTGGACGTATTCGCGCCCGGCAACCAGATCTACTCCACGCTGCCCGGCCAGCAGTACGGCAACAAGAGCGGCACCAGCATGGCCTCGCCGGTGGTATCGGGCATAGCGGCCGTGCTGAAATCGTATTTCCCTACCCTTACCGCCACCGACCTGAAGCGCATCATCCTGCAGTCGGCGGTGGTGTACCACACCAAGGTGCTCAAGCCCGGCACCCGCAAAACGGTGGATTTCGCCGAGCTGTCGAGCACCGGCGGCCTCGTGAATCTCTACCGCGCCGTGCAGCTCGCCGACGCCGAAACGGCGAAGTAG
- a CDS encoding PIG-L family deacetylase: MRTRLLHVALLAALFITNSSLLVGEAAAQAPKTWSSSEILLGLKKLNVLGSALYVAAHPDDENTRLIAYLANGRLVETGYLSCTRGDGGQNLIGPELREGLGVIRTQELLAARRIDGGRQFFTRANDFGFSKTPEETFTIWDKEQVLSDMVWVIRQRRPDVMITRFPPDGRAGHGHHTASAMLAIEAFSAAADPKRFPEQLQYVQPWQAKRLLWNTGSFFVKAGDDMSGYLKLDAGGFNPLLGQSYGEIAARSRSQHRSQGFGSSAQRGEALEYFQPLKGDKATTDLFEGVDMTWNRVPGGAAVGKMIDEVIRKYDPANPSASVAALADLHQPIYKLAGFGEKKRSYDPLVGAKLGAVDELIRACLGLHIEATAAEPSVVPGQPLLLTIGALNRSVVPVQLLNVQLGEYMHGGNDSTVKKMLTNEGISIRMRYTVPMAEAEPLLHKVQVKKFSAAMPSVLNTSQPYWLVQPGTTGMYQVSEQQQRGKPENESMVTVQMAFMINGKGIPLTVPVQYKSTDPVEGEKYRPLTVVPPVMVNVGGHAYVFADNQPKTVPVTLRAGKAGVKGTLALSLPKGWTAEPASISFELAAKDAEQTVQFRVQPGAGAAEGKSELRAVATVDGQAYARGYQTIAYTHIPTQTLFPEAVAPLVKLDLKRKGQEIGYLMGAGDEVPDALRQIGYTVTLLKPEDLTEPNLRRFDAVVLGVRAYNTLDRLKTLQPTLLKYVENGGNLVVQYVVSRGTVLPQIGPYPLTLSTDRVTVENAPVTFLNPTQPLLNTPNKITSKDFEGWVQEQGLYYPSQWDPKYQTVLSSNDPGEPAKQSAILVADYGKGHYIYTGLSLFRELPAGVPGAYRILTNMVSLGR, translated from the coding sequence ATGCGTACTCGTCTCCTGCACGTCGCCCTGTTGGCGGCACTCTTCATTACTAATTCCTCATTACTAGTTGGCGAAGCCGCCGCCCAGGCCCCCAAAACCTGGTCGTCCAGTGAAATTCTGCTGGGGCTGAAGAAGCTGAACGTGCTGGGCTCGGCCCTGTACGTGGCCGCCCACCCCGACGACGAAAACACCCGCCTGATTGCCTACCTCGCCAACGGCCGCCTCGTGGAAACCGGCTACTTGAGCTGCACCCGCGGCGACGGCGGCCAGAACCTCATCGGCCCCGAACTGCGCGAGGGGCTGGGCGTTATCCGGACGCAGGAGCTGCTGGCGGCCCGCCGCATCGATGGGGGCCGGCAGTTCTTCACCCGCGCCAACGACTTCGGCTTCTCGAAAACGCCCGAGGAAACCTTCACCATCTGGGACAAGGAGCAGGTGCTCTCCGATATGGTCTGGGTGATCCGGCAGCGCCGCCCAGACGTCATGATTACCCGCTTCCCGCCCGACGGCCGCGCCGGCCACGGCCACCACACGGCCAGCGCCATGCTGGCCATTGAGGCCTTCTCGGCCGCCGCCGATCCCAAGCGCTTCCCCGAGCAGCTCCAATACGTGCAGCCCTGGCAGGCCAAGCGGCTGCTCTGGAACACCGGCAGCTTCTTCGTGAAGGCCGGTGACGATATGAGTGGCTACCTGAAGCTGGACGCCGGCGGCTTCAACCCGCTACTGGGGCAGAGCTACGGCGAAATTGCCGCCCGCAGCCGCTCCCAGCACCGCAGCCAGGGCTTCGGCAGCAGTGCTCAGCGCGGCGAGGCCCTGGAGTATTTCCAGCCCCTGAAAGGCGACAAAGCCACCACCGACCTGTTCGAGGGCGTGGATATGACCTGGAACCGGGTGCCCGGCGGCGCGGCCGTAGGGAAGATGATTGACGAGGTGATTCGGAAGTACGACCCGGCCAATCCGAGTGCGAGTGTGGCCGCCTTGGCTGATTTGCACCAGCCTATCTACAAGCTAGCGGGCTTCGGCGAAAAAAAACGAAGTTATGATCCTCTAGTAGGAGCTAAGCTGGGAGCTGTAGATGAGCTGATTCGGGCTTGTCTGGGCCTGCATATAGAGGCCACGGCAGCAGAGCCGTCGGTAGTGCCTGGCCAGCCGCTGCTCCTGACGATAGGCGCACTAAACCGTTCTGTCGTGCCCGTACAGTTGCTGAATGTACAGTTAGGGGAGTATATGCATGGTGGTAATGACTCCACGGTGAAGAAGATGCTTACCAATGAGGGCATCTCGATCCGAATGCGTTATACCGTACCGATGGCCGAGGCAGAGCCGTTGCTACATAAGGTGCAGGTTAAAAAGTTTTCTGCTGCTATGCCTAGCGTATTGAATACCTCGCAACCATATTGGTTAGTGCAGCCGGGAACTACTGGAATGTACCAGGTGAGTGAACAACAGCAACGCGGCAAGCCAGAAAATGAGAGTATGGTAACGGTTCAAATGGCATTTATGATCAACGGGAAGGGAATTCCGCTCACCGTCCCCGTCCAATACAAAAGCACCGACCCGGTGGAAGGGGAGAAGTACCGCCCGCTGACGGTAGTGCCGCCAGTGATGGTGAACGTGGGCGGCCACGCCTACGTGTTTGCCGATAACCAGCCCAAAACGGTACCCGTGACGCTGCGCGCCGGCAAAGCGGGCGTGAAGGGCACCTTGGCCCTGAGCCTGCCCAAAGGCTGGACGGCCGAGCCCGCCAGCATTTCCTTCGAGCTGGCCGCCAAAGACGCCGAGCAGACCGTGCAGTTCCGGGTGCAGCCCGGTGCAGGCGCCGCGGAGGGCAAATCGGAGCTGCGGGCCGTGGCTACCGTGGACGGCCAGGCATACGCGCGCGGCTACCAGACCATTGCCTACACCCACATCCCCACCCAAACGCTGTTTCCGGAAGCCGTGGCCCCGCTGGTGAAGCTGGACCTCAAGCGCAAAGGCCAGGAAATCGGCTACCTGATGGGGGCCGGCGACGAGGTGCCCGACGCCCTGCGCCAGATCGGCTACACCGTGACCCTGCTCAAGCCCGAAGACCTCACCGAGCCGAACCTGCGCCGCTTCGATGCCGTGGTGCTGGGCGTGCGCGCCTACAACACCCTCGACCGCCTCAAAACCCTGCAGCCCACGCTGCTCAAGTACGTGGAAAACGGTGGCAATCTGGTGGTGCAGTACGTGGTGAGCCGCGGCACCGTGCTGCCGCAAATTGGCCCCTATCCGCTCACCCTCAGCACCGACCGGGTGACGGTGGAAAACGCCCCCGTCACCTTCCTCAACCCCACCCAGCCGTTGCTCAACACGCCCAATAAAATCACGAGCAAGGATTTCGAGGGCTGGGTGCAGGAGCAGGGCCTCTACTACCCCAGCCAGTGGGACCCTAAGTACCAGACCGTGCTCAGCAGCAACGACCCCGGCGAACCGGCCAAGCAAAGCGCCATCCTGGTAGCCGACTACGGCAAAGGCCACTACATCTACACCGGCCTCTCGCTGTTCCGGGAGCTGCCCGCCGGCGTGCCAGGCGCCTACCGGATATTAACCAATATGGTGTCGTTGGGCAGGTAG
- a CDS encoding phosphatase PAP2 family protein, with translation MLLISVVDAPLAELLHQYGAPLRLFFIGVMQVHDAVAGKLLTPWLWLLLLLLFVVARLRRWPHCTIWLVALLTIISSQGLRNLLAVYSNRPRPWQVFEHIAPDGSFWQAAGRFDAFPSGHAAGAAGLLLPWALRFPRARPWLLGWLGLICLGRVVLEYHWLSDVVAGAALGLLLTCGWELATGWLRPRPVGT, from the coding sequence TTGCTGCTGATTAGCGTTGTTGATGCGCCGCTGGCCGAGCTGCTGCACCAATACGGCGCGCCATTGCGGCTGTTCTTTATTGGGGTGATGCAGGTGCATGACGCGGTGGCGGGTAAGCTTCTGACGCCGTGGTTGTGGTTGCTGCTCCTCCTGCTGTTCGTGGTGGCCCGGCTGCGGCGGTGGCCCCACTGCACCATTTGGCTGGTGGCGCTCCTGACGATAATAAGTAGCCAGGGCCTGCGCAACCTGCTGGCGGTGTACTCCAATCGGCCCCGGCCGTGGCAGGTGTTCGAGCATATTGCCCCCGATGGTAGTTTCTGGCAGGCGGCCGGGCGGTTCGATGCGTTTCCTTCGGGGCACGCGGCCGGCGCGGCCGGGTTGCTGCTGCCCTGGGCGTTGCGGTTTCCCAGGGCGCGGCCGTGGCTGCTGGGCTGGCTGGGGCTGATCTGCCTGGGCCGGGTGGTGCTGGAATACCACTGGCTCAGCGACGTGGTGGCGGGCGCGGCGCTGGGGCTGCTGCTCACCTGCGGTTGGGAGCTGGCCACCGGCTGGCTGCGGCCCCGCCCGGTTGGCACGTAG